CGAGCCTGGGAGAGGCCCTCGCGGCGAGGGGGAGGCTCGACGAGGCCGTCGCGCACCTGGCGCGGGCGATCGCCCTCAACCCGGGCAAGGCGCAGCTCTGGTACAACCTCGGGACGGCGCGCCTGCAGCGGGGCGCCCTCGCCGAAGCCGTCGCGGACCTGCGTCGCGCGCTCGAGCTGCAGCCCGTCTTTCCCGAGGCGCTGCTGAACCTCGGCGACTGCTACGCGCGCCTGGGGCGCAGGGGGCCCGCCCTCGAGGCGTACCAGCGCGCGCTGGCACTGCGCCCCGCCTTCGCCGACGCGCTCGTCGCGCTCGGGCTCACGCTCGAGGACCTCGGGTTGCCGGACCAGGCGCTCGCGCGGATCCGCGAGGCGCTCGCCCATCCGCCGCTCTCTGCGGAGACGGCCGCGACCGTCGCCCAGGCGCTGACCCGCCTCGGCGACCCGGAGGGAGCCGCGCGGGTCCTGCGGGAGACCCGGCACCTGCCGGCGCACGCCGGCGCCCGCGAGGCGCAGCGCGCCGCCGGCATCCCCGACGCGCGCTGACAGCGGCGCGAAGTCCGTTGCGGGCCGCTACCGCGGGGCCGCCTCGAAGGCGTAGAGAAACCCGTCGTTGGAACCGATGAGCATCAACCCCTCGCCCACCGCCGGCGAGATCGAGACACGCCCCCCCGTGGCGAACGACCACGTCTTCTTCCCGGTCGCGAGGTCGAAGGCGTACACGCTCCGGTCGTCGGAGCCGACGTAGACGGTCTGCCCGACGACGAGCGGCGAGGAATGCACGCCCCTGCCGGTCGCCGCCCGCCAGAGCTGCGCTCCCGTGCGCGCGTCCAGCGCCACGAGGTCCTGGTCCATGCCGACGAGGACCTTGCCGCGCGCCACCGCCGGCGACGACTTGACCATGTCCGCCAGCGCCGTGAACTGGTCCTGCGGCGAGGGGGCCGGCGTCTTCCAGCGCAGGGCGCCGTCCGCGGCGCTCAGGGCATAGACGTGGTCGTTGCGGGCGTGGACGTAGACCACGCCGTCGGCCACCGCCGGCGTTGCGTAGATCTGCGTCGGCGTCGGGAACTTCCAGCGCAGCGCCCCGGTCCGCGGGTCGAGCGCGTACAGGAAGATCTGGCTCACCCCGTCGCTGCCGATGAAGAGCGTGTCGCCGGCCAGCGCGGGCGAGGAGTAGCAGCCCTCCGTGCGGGTGTCGAAGGACCAGAGCAGCTTGCCGGTGCGCTCCTCCAGAGCGCGCACGACGCCGTCTCAGCCGCCGGCGAAGACCGCCCCGTCGCGCACCACCGGCGACGAGCGCACGCCGCCGTAGCTCATGTTCCTGAACGTGCGCACGCCCGTGAAGAACTTCCAGGCCAGCGTGCCGTCGGCGCGCCGCAGCGCGTAGACGTACCGGTCCATCGAGCCGACGAACACGAGGTCCCCGACCGGCGTCGGCGTGGAGTTGACGTGCCCCTTCGTCGCGAACTCCCAGCGCTTGCGCCCCGTGCGCGCGTCCAGCGCGTACACCCAGCCGTCGTGGCCGCCGACATAGACGGTGCCGTCGGCCACCGCGGCGCCCGAGAGGCCGTCGTCCACCGCGGGGAACGACTCGATCTCGGCCACGCCGCGGCGCGTCTTGAACTTCCAGCGCAGCGACAGCGGCGGCTCCGGCCCGCGCTCCACGAAGCCGGTCCGGGCCGGGTTGGCGCGGAACAACGGCAGCCCCTCCTCGGGCGCGGCGGCCCTGCCGCCCGCGGCGGCGAGCGCCCCGGCGGCAGGCCACAGGGCAAGGACGCCGGCCAACAGGCAGGCCACCGCGCCCGCGCCGCCTGCTGCCACGGGCGCCCGGCTACTTCGCCGCATCGACGATCTTCCGCAGCCGCGGATCGAGGCTCGCGGCCATGGCGGCCACCTCCGGCGCGGGGTTGATCCGTGACATGCTCGAGGGAAGCAGCAGCGAGATCTTGGTCTTGCCGCCGTCCTTCGCGTCCTTGAAGATCCCGATCTTGCCGCAGGGGAGCAGCAGGCCGAGCTTCATGTCGACGGCCATGATCTTCTTCCCCTCCACGGGGTCGCACAGCTCCACGAGGACGAAGGGATCCGGCGAGGGGAGCGTGTGCACCCCCGGCACCTTGAAGCCGCTGCTCTGCGCCAGGGCCGTGACCTCGTCGACCACCTGGTCCACGGACTTGCTCGAGACGACGGTGTAGTCGTAGTCGAGGGCCAGGGCGGGCGCGGCCCAGAGCAGCAGCGCCGCCAGCGTCAGATGAAACCGTCGGATCACCACGATCAGCCTCCCTTTCGTTCCCGGCCCCGCGCCGCGCGCGGCGTCAGAACCCCGTGTAGCAGCAGCCGATCAGCCGCTCCTCGCGCGAGTCCTCGCCCGGGACCTCCGCGAAGCCGGCCGCCCTCATCTGTTC
The sequence above is a segment of the bacterium genome. Coding sequences within it:
- a CDS encoding PQQ-binding-like beta-propeller repeat protein translates to MAAGGAGAVACLLAGVLALWPAAGALAAAGGRAAAPEEGLPLFRANPARTGFVERGPEPPLSLRWKFKTRRGVAEIESFPAVDDGLSGAAVADGTVYVGGHDGWVYALDARTGRKRWEFATKGHVNSTPTPVGDLVFVGSMDRYVYALRRADGTLAWKFFTGVRTFRNMSYGGVRSSPVVRDGAVFAGG
- a CDS encoding DUF302 domain-containing protein — translated: MVIRRFHLTLAALLLWAAPALALDYDYTVVSSKSVDQVVDEVTALAQSSGFKVPGVHTLPSPDPFVLVELCDPVEGKKIMAVDMKLGLLLPCGKIGIFKDAKDGGKTKISLLLPSSMSRINPAPEVAAMAASLDPRLRKIVDAAK
- a CDS encoding tetratricopeptide repeat protein; this encodes MQAGFWREDVALYEHAIAVGDSWVMQASLGEALAARGRLDEAVAHLARAIALNPGKAQLWYNLGTARLQRGALAEAVADLRRALELQPVFPEALLNLGDCYARLGRRGPALEAYQRALALRPAFADALVALGLTLEDLGLPDQALARIREALAHPPLSAETAATVAQALTRLGDPEGAARVLRETRHLPAHAGAREAQRAAGIPDAR